Proteins from one Plodia interpunctella isolate USDA-ARS_2022_Savannah chromosome 7, ilPloInte3.2, whole genome shotgun sequence genomic window:
- the wcd gene encoding U3 small nucleolar RNA-associated protein 18 homolog, with protein MKRGITDSIEDETKLSGLLFNKSKAIVEKLKRNIESKDVDLKPVWIDEDDIHLAANTIPNKKSKVLQSERLKQKFESIMGTPNWAKIGNKQDSEDETSKIIQKVGHVHKKKSLTLPKNYLEVRKFPNINSETKSEGKVISCVEFHPKLSAALVGGQSGIVSLFSIGGDTNNKLHSFRLKKWKVTAAYFSPDGSQAYLASELDHSYCLYDLVKAKPKLHQLPLCVKRPKIFKLSPNGKYLAVSDGFDEIHIICAKSNERLRSLKHNSKVVSVAFDHNCQQLYCYCVQGDITIWDLSTYRALKKFYDNGCVNASCITDSPCGKLLAAGSKEGIVNIYDTANLDGPSPFPIKTISNLTTKITDIKFNATSEIMAVSSNCYPNAVKLVHIPSYHVFSNFPQQSFNYNNVQTMNFSPNSGYMALGNDKGAAYLFRLKYYKNY; from the exons ATGAAGAGGGGAATTACTGATTCAATAGAAGACGAAACAAA GTTATCTGGATTATTGTTTAACAAATCAAAAGCTAttgtagaaaaattaaaaagaaatattgaaagCAAAGATGTTGATCTTAAACCTGTGTGGATTGACGAGGATGACATACATTTGGCAGCAAATACTATTCCCAATAAAAAGAGTAAGGTTTTACAATCTGAAAGACTCAAGCAAAAATTTGAAAGTATTATGGGAACTCCCAATTGGGCCAAGATAGGAAACAAACAGGACTCTGAAGATGAAACTTCTAAAATTATCCAAAAAGTTGGTCATGTTCACAAGAAAAAGTCTTTGACTCTGCCCAAAAACTATCTGGAAGTTAGAAAATTCCCAAACATAAACAGTGAGACCAAATCAGAAGGCAAAGTTATATCATGTGTGGAGTTCCACCCAAAATTGAGTGCAGCTTTAGTTGGTGGACAGTCTGGCATAGTATCCTTGTTCTCTATTGGTGGTGATACCAACAACAAATTGCATAGCTTCAGGTTGAAGAAGTGGAAAGTTACTGCTGCTTATTTTTCCCCAGATGGGTCCCAGGCCTATTTAGCTTCAGAATTGGACCATTCCTACTGTTTATATGACCTTGTTAAAGCTAAGCCTAAGCTCCATCAGCTCCCTCTATGTGTGAAGAGGCCGAAAATATTTAAGCTATCACCAAATGGTAAATATCTAGCTGTGTCTGATGGATTTGACGAGATTCATATAATATGTGCCAAGTCAAATGAAAGGTTGAGGTCATTAAAACACAACTCTAAGGTAGTGTCTGTAGCCTTTGACCATAATTGTCAACAGTTGTATTGTTATTGTGTACAGGGAGACATAACTATTTGGGACTTGTCCACATATAGGGCtcttaaaaagttttatgatAATGGCTGTGTGAATGCATCATGTATAACTGACAGTCCTTGTGGGAAATTATTGGCTGCAGGAAGTAAGGAGGGAATTGTCAATATCTATGATACAGCCAATTTAGATGGCCCTTCTCCTTTTCCCATAAAGACCATTTCAAATTTAACCACAAAAATAACAGACATCAAATTTAATGCTACATCTGAAATAATGGCAGTTTCGTCAAATTGTTACCCAAATGCTGTAAAACTGGTCCACATTCCCTCATATCATGTGTTTAGTAACTTCCCACAACAgtcatttaattataacaatgtacaAACTATGAACTTTTCACCTAATAGTGGATACATGGCACTTGGTAATGATAAAGGTGCAGCCTACTTGTTTAGGTTAAAGTACTATAAGAATTATtaa
- the Droj2 gene encoding dnaJ homolog subfamily A member 1, with translation MVKETTYYDILGVKPNCTTDELKKAYRKLALKYHPDKNPNEGERFKQISQAYEVLSNPEKRRIYDQGGEQALKGGGAGASGFSSPMDLFDMFFGGGFSGGRRRGRERKGKDVIHQLSVTLEELYRGAVRKLALQKNVICDKCEGRGGKKGSVQTCPTCRGTGMQVQIQQIAPGIIQQNQTVCSECRGQREIIDPKDRCKVCQGRKTVRDRKILEVHVDKGMTDGQKIVFSGEGDQEPELEPGDLIIVLDEKEHDVFKRSGNDLILRLNIELVEALCGFQKVIRTLDDRDIVITVMPGEVTKHGEVKCVLNEGMPMYKNPFEKGQLIIQFLVNFPNRIPPEVVPALENCLPPRPRIEIPELAEECTLLELDPEQEARRRGRGAGGGAGLGAASDDDDAPGVNRVQCATS, from the exons ATGGTGAAGGAAACTACATATTACGACATCCTTGGTGTGAAACCCAACTGTACTACAGATGAACTGAAGAAAGCTTATAGGAAATTAGCTCTCAAGTACCATCCTGACAAAAATCCCAATGAGGGCGAAAGATTTAAGCAGATTTCACAGGCCTATGAAGTTCTTTCAAACCCAGAAAAAAGGAGAATTTATGACCAAG GCGGTGAGCAAGCCCTCAAAGGGGGCGGTGCAGGCGCCAGCGGCTTCTCGTCTCCCATGGACCTGTTCGACATGTTCTTCGGAGGCGGCTTCagcggcgggcggcggcgcggccgCGAGCGCAAGGGCAAGGACGTCATCCACCAACTGTCCGTCACCCTGGAGGAGCTGTATCGAGGCGCTGTGAGGAAGCTAGCGTTACAGAAAAACGTCATTTGTGATAAGTGTGAAGGACGTGGTGGAAAGAAG GGGTCGGTGCAGACGTGCCCGACGTGCCGCGGCACGGGCATGCAGGTGCAGATCCAGCAGATCGCGCCCGGCATCATCCAGCAGAACCAGACCGTCTGCAGCGAGTGCCGCGGCCAGCGCGAGATCATTGACCCCAAGGACCGCTGCAAAGTGTGCCAG GGTCGTAAAACGGTTCGCGATCGGAAGATTTTGGAGGTGCATGTTGATAAGGGTATGACTGACGGACAGAAGATTGTGTTTAGTGGTGAGGGTGACCAAGAACCCGAGTTGGAGCCCGGTGATCTGATTATTGTTTTGGATGAAAAGGAACATGAC gtATTCAAAAGATCAGGAAATGATCTTATATTGCGCTTGAATATAGAGTTGGTGGAGGCGCTGTGTGGGTTCCAAAAAGTGATCAGGACGTTAGACGACAGGGACATTGTCATTACGGTCATGCCGGGCGAAGTGACCAAGCATGGTGAAGTCAAGTGTGTATTGAATGAGG gCATGCcaatgtacaaaaatccgtttgAGAAAGGCCAACTGATAATACAATTCCTAGTTAATTTCCCCAATCGCATTCCACCTGAAGTTGTTCCTGCTCTAGAGAACTGCCTACCACCTCGGCCTAGG ATCGAGATCCCGGAGCTGGCGGAGGAGTGCACGCTGCTGGAGCTGGACCCGGAGCAGGAAGCGCGACGACGCGGACGCGGGGCCGGGGGGGGGGCCGGGCTCGGGGCCGCCAGCGACGACGACGACGCGCCCGGCGTCAACCGCGTGCAGTGCGCCACCAGCTAG